One Vibrio gazogenes genomic region harbors:
- a CDS encoding glycerate kinase has protein sequence MRIVIAPDSFKESLSAVEVADIIAQGWQQVFPEAECIKKPVTDGGDGFVDALVMASQGQKVTARVNNPIGVAIDAEWGMSHDQQTAFIEMAAASGLSLLTTDERNPLLTTSFGTGQLIRAALDEGIRHLVLGIGGSATNDGGVGMMQALGASFVDAQGHELPPGGATLSRLDSIDLSGLDPRLQSCRVEVACDVTNPLTGESGAAAVYGPQKGATPAMVRALDRGLVHYAGVIERQLGQVVDTRPGAGAAGGVGAALMAFLEARLSPGIELVIEALDLAPEIARCDLVITGEGCLDAQSLNGKVPVGIARLAKRYGKPVIALAGSVKATDQQLHEVGIDTAFGTVQAVMTLDVALAQAAHHLEQTTVQVARLVHISGKQITGEQA, from the coding sequence ATGAGAATTGTGATTGCCCCCGATTCATTTAAAGAGAGTCTCAGTGCCGTTGAGGTTGCTGACATCATTGCACAGGGCTGGCAGCAAGTTTTTCCTGAAGCAGAGTGTATCAAAAAACCGGTCACCGATGGCGGGGATGGGTTTGTCGATGCTTTGGTTATGGCATCTCAAGGGCAAAAAGTGACGGCGCGCGTGAACAACCCGATTGGTGTTGCAATTGATGCTGAATGGGGGATGAGTCATGATCAACAAACTGCGTTTATCGAAATGGCGGCAGCCAGCGGATTGTCGTTACTGACGACTGATGAACGTAATCCGTTACTGACGACGAGTTTTGGGACCGGACAATTGATCCGTGCTGCACTTGATGAGGGGATTCGCCATTTGGTGCTGGGAATCGGCGGGAGTGCCACCAATGACGGTGGTGTCGGGATGATGCAGGCGTTGGGCGCATCTTTTGTCGATGCACAAGGGCATGAATTACCGCCCGGTGGTGCGACGTTATCTCGGCTGGATTCAATCGACCTTTCCGGTTTAGATCCACGTTTGCAATCATGCCGGGTTGAGGTCGCTTGTGATGTGACGAATCCATTAACCGGAGAATCGGGAGCGGCAGCAGTTTATGGGCCACAGAAGGGCGCGACACCAGCGATGGTTCGGGCGCTGGATCGGGGCTTGGTTCATTATGCTGGTGTGATAGAAAGGCAACTCGGTCAAGTCGTTGATACGCGGCCCGGAGCTGGGGCTGCGGGTGGGGTCGGCGCGGCACTGATGGCGTTTCTCGAGGCCCGATTGTCTCCGGGAATTGAACTCGTGATCGAAGCGCTTGATCTGGCACCGGAAATTGCTCGCTGTGATTTGGTCATTACCGGCGAAGGATGTCTTGATGCACAAAGTCTCAATGGTAAAGTACCGGTTGGAATTGCCCGGCTTGCAAAACGTTATGGTAAACCGGTCATCGCGCTTGCCGGCAGCGTAAAAGCGACGGATCAACAACTGCATGAAGTTGGCATTGATACAGCCTTCGGTACGGTACAAGCGGTCATGACACTTGACGTGGCGCTTGCTCAGGCTGCCCATCATCTTGAACAAACCACCGTTCAGGTCGCCCGTCTGGTACACATCAGTGGAAAACAGATCACGGGTGAGCAGGCATAA
- a CDS encoding RimK/LysX family protein yields MKRPWKSWMILMLFSGLMGCSHTGPIGVAASTTQQDASHADREKAQQPIDQAYGYEFAPQSDVATQETLSVQADVVDKPEEVSAAPVQVEHLNEQAVTDIQTTTDVTTVSSAQQSDVTQKDWVYLPGINEKFPAQLDRDAEISQLSTTDVNYFQRSGQDWVQFSIQSGQRKSAPVSLPVMRWMNVASAKTHSEERHAVVVTWIEFGKELKEQTEFMLTDASQRTRSPVLFGQSFFRDMTSHEMRRIIDIFN; encoded by the coding sequence ATGAAACGACCATGGAAGTCATGGATGATATTAATGCTGTTTAGCGGGCTGATGGGATGTAGTCATACGGGACCTATTGGTGTGGCGGCATCGACAACACAGCAGGATGCAAGTCATGCGGATCGTGAAAAAGCGCAGCAGCCGATCGATCAAGCCTATGGATATGAATTCGCACCTCAGAGTGATGTCGCAACGCAGGAAACATTGAGTGTGCAAGCGGATGTTGTTGATAAGCCCGAGGAGGTATCTGCGGCGCCTGTGCAGGTGGAACACCTTAATGAACAGGCTGTGACTGATATTCAGACGACCACAGATGTAACAACAGTCTCTTCGGCTCAGCAGTCAGACGTCACTCAGAAAGATTGGGTGTATCTGCCGGGGATTAATGAAAAGTTTCCGGCTCAGCTTGATCGGGATGCCGAGATATCCCAATTATCAACGACGGATGTCAACTATTTTCAGCGCAGTGGTCAGGATTGGGTTCAGTTCAGTATTCAATCGGGTCAGCGTAAAAGTGCTCCCGTCAGTTTACCGGTAATGCGCTGGATGAATGTTGCATCGGCTAAGACTCATTCCGAAGAACGGCATGCCGTGGTGGTGACTTGGATTGAATTTGGCAAAGAGCTCAAAGAGCAGACTGAATTTATGTTGACTGATGCTTCACAGCGGACTCGTTCTCCCGTGCTGTTCGGGCAAAGCTTTTTTCGAGATATGACATCTCATGAAATGAGACGGATTATTGATATTTTTAACTAA
- a CDS encoding endo-1,4-beta-xylanase yields MKKITQRQWLGFKAKQFRTGPVLTALAALMMPFMSATADTQTDVNAAAPSDFSAYYAAESFAGLANNGGVENGLTNWSSVGGYITRTNQASHSGAASVQILNRNATWNGITFKPAPLINGKKYNVSVWVRLAPGSQSANIILTGKRTNNEYTRIGNVWANDYQWTELKGSYTQSGSPFQHLIIESDNSRVSYYADDMSVEDVGGGGSDNPGNGKKFVGNITTSGQVRGDFTRYWDQITPENEGKWGSVERTRDVYNWSGVDASYNYAKQHNIPFKQHTFVWGNQYPSWMDRLSPSEQAGEIEEWIRDFCYRYPDVAMIDVVNEATPGHAPAKYAQSAFGNDWIIKSFQLARKYCPNATLILNDYNVLSWNTNEFIAMARPAVQAGVVDAIGLQAHGLENFSVSQLQANLNKVAALGLPIYISEYDVAKGNDQEQLNVMKQQFPLFYNSDAVAGITLWGYVVGRTWVDGSGLIYDNGSPRPAMNWLMNYLGR; encoded by the coding sequence ATGAAGAAAATAACACAACGGCAATGGTTAGGTTTCAAAGCAAAACAGTTCCGGACAGGACCGGTTCTGACGGCTTTGGCTGCTTTGATGATGCCATTTATGAGTGCGACTGCTGATACTCAGACAGATGTCAATGCAGCGGCACCATCAGATTTTTCAGCATATTATGCTGCTGAATCATTTGCTGGTTTAGCAAATAATGGTGGTGTGGAAAATGGGTTAACCAACTGGTCATCAGTTGGTGGTTATATCACTCGCACGAATCAAGCAAGTCATAGCGGGGCGGCAAGTGTACAAATTTTAAACCGCAACGCGACTTGGAATGGTATTACGTTTAAGCCGGCACCGTTAATCAATGGTAAAAAATATAATGTATCCGTCTGGGTCCGGTTAGCACCGGGATCTCAAAGCGCGAACATTATTCTGACGGGTAAACGGACAAATAATGAATATACCCGGATTGGAAACGTATGGGCGAACGATTATCAGTGGACTGAGCTGAAAGGGTCATATACCCAGTCAGGCTCACCGTTCCAGCATTTGATTATTGAATCTGATAATAGTCGCGTCAGTTACTATGCAGATGATATGTCGGTTGAAGATGTTGGCGGTGGTGGTTCTGACAACCCCGGAAACGGTAAAAAATTCGTCGGGAATATTACCACTTCTGGTCAGGTTCGCGGAGATTTCACCAGATACTGGGATCAGATTACGCCAGAGAATGAAGGTAAATGGGGTTCTGTCGAAAGAACGCGTGATGTTTATAACTGGAGTGGGGTTGACGCCTCTTATAATTATGCGAAACAACATAACATTCCATTTAAACAGCATACGTTTGTTTGGGGAAATCAGTATCCGTCTTGGATGGATAGATTAAGCCCATCTGAGCAGGCGGGTGAAATCGAAGAATGGATCCGTGATTTCTGTTACCGCTATCCTGATGTTGCGATGATTGATGTCGTTAACGAAGCAACACCGGGCCATGCTCCGGCTAAGTATGCCCAAAGTGCCTTCGGTAATGATTGGATCATCAAGTCATTCCAACTGGCACGTAAATATTGTCCGAATGCAACATTGATTCTTAACGATTACAACGTGTTAAGCTGGAATACTAATGAGTTCATTGCGATGGCAAGACCGGCAGTACAAGCTGGGGTTGTCGATGCAATCGGGTTACAAGCACATGGTTTGGAAAACTTCTCAGTATCTCAATTGCAAGCGAATTTGAATAAGGTCGCGGCGCTAGGGTTACCGATTTATATTTCTGAATATGACGTGGCCAAAGGGAATGATCAGGAACAACTGAATGTCATGAAGCAACAGTTCCCGTTATTCTATAACTCCGATGCGGTGGCAGGGATTACGCTATGGGGATATGTTGTCGGCAGAACATGGGTCGATGGCTCAGGTCTGATTTATGATAACGGCTCACCACGTCCGGCAATGAATTGGCTGATGAACTACTTAGGCCGATAA
- the fruA gene encoding PTS fructose transporter subunit IIBC, with protein sequence MKIAIITACPSGVANSILAAGLLEQAAKSLDWSATVECHSSVVDGYTLTDADVAEAELVVIAANTPVDTTRFVGKKVYQSDIAACTTDPTAYLKTAAEQAQVLDKAHTVAAVPAASAETAKRIVAITACPTGVAHTFMAAEALENTAQTMGHQIKVETRGSVGAKNQLTAEDIAAADLVIIAADIEVPLDRFNGKKLYRTKTGPALKKTQEEIEKAFVQATVYQGSAGSSESATEEKKGVYKHLMTGVSHMLPVVVAGGLIIALSFVFGIEAFKEEGTLAAALMKIGGGSAFALMIPVLAGYIAFSIADRPGLAPGLVGGMLASSIGSGFLGGIVAGFIAGYAAKLIADKVQLPQSMEALKPILIIPFLATLVTGLIMIYIVGTPVANIMSAMTSFLENMGSGNAILLGIILGAMMCFDLGGPVNKAAYTFGVGLLASQQYLPMAAIMAAGMVPALGMGVATFIAKNKFEKSEQEAGKASFVLGLCFISEGAIPFAAKDPMRVIPACMAGGAVTGALSMLFGAKLMAPHGGLFVLLIPNAISPVLMYLVAIAVGTAITGIGYAMIKPQSALEKAVS encoded by the coding sequence ATGAAAATTGCCATTATTACCGCGTGCCCGAGCGGCGTCGCAAATAGTATTCTCGCTGCCGGTTTGTTAGAGCAAGCAGCGAAGTCTCTGGATTGGTCAGCAACGGTTGAATGTCACTCTTCCGTTGTCGATGGCTATACGCTCACTGACGCCGATGTTGCTGAAGCGGAGCTGGTTGTCATTGCTGCCAATACACCTGTTGATACCACCCGTTTCGTTGGCAAAAAAGTTTACCAAAGCGATATTGCCGCATGTACGACGGATCCAACAGCCTATCTGAAAACAGCAGCAGAACAAGCGCAAGTCCTTGATAAAGCGCACACTGTTGCGGCGGTACCCGCTGCATCAGCAGAAACCGCGAAGAGAATCGTTGCGATTACTGCCTGCCCGACGGGTGTTGCACACACCTTTATGGCGGCTGAAGCGCTGGAAAATACCGCTCAAACCATGGGACACCAGATTAAGGTGGAAACGCGTGGTTCTGTCGGTGCGAAAAACCAACTAACCGCCGAAGATATTGCAGCAGCAGATCTCGTTATCATTGCCGCTGATATTGAGGTGCCACTGGATCGTTTCAACGGTAAGAAGCTCTACCGGACCAAAACTGGCCCGGCACTGAAAAAAACACAGGAAGAGATCGAAAAAGCATTCGTTCAGGCAACTGTTTATCAGGGATCTGCCGGTTCCAGTGAATCGGCAACAGAAGAGAAGAAAGGCGTTTATAAACACTTGATGACAGGTGTATCACACATGCTGCCCGTGGTGGTTGCCGGTGGTTTAATCATCGCCTTGTCATTCGTCTTCGGGATTGAAGCCTTTAAAGAAGAAGGAACGCTTGCCGCTGCACTGATGAAAATCGGTGGTGGTTCAGCATTTGCGCTGATGATTCCGGTTCTGGCGGGTTACATTGCCTTCTCGATTGCAGACCGTCCCGGACTTGCTCCTGGTTTAGTCGGTGGTATGTTAGCCAGCTCTATCGGTTCTGGTTTCCTTGGTGGTATCGTGGCTGGTTTCATCGCCGGTTATGCCGCAAAACTGATTGCAGATAAAGTGCAGTTGCCTCAGTCGATGGAAGCATTGAAACCGATTCTGATTATCCCATTCTTAGCGACGCTAGTGACTGGTCTGATCATGATTTATATCGTGGGAACGCCCGTTGCGAATATCATGTCAGCAATGACTTCATTCCTTGAGAATATGGGCTCAGGCAATGCGATTCTGCTGGGTATTATCCTCGGAGCAATGATGTGCTTTGACTTGGGTGGTCCGGTCAATAAAGCAGCCTATACCTTCGGCGTCGGTCTGTTGGCTTCTCAACAATATCTGCCAATGGCGGCAATTATGGCTGCCGGTATGGTGCCGGCATTGGGTATGGGTGTTGCAACCTTTATCGCCAAAAATAAATTTGAGAAAAGTGAGCAAGAAGCAGGTAAAGCATCATTCGTACTGGGTCTGTGCTTCATCTCAGAAGGTGCGATTCCATTTGCAGCGAAAGATCCAATGCGCGTTATCCCTGCTTGTATGGCTGGTGGTGCAGTCACCGGTGCATTGTCAATGCTGTTTGGTGCGAAACTGATGGCACCTCACGGTGGTCTGTTCGTGCTGTTAATTCCAAACGCAATTTCACCAGTGCTAATGTATCTGGTTGCGATTGCTGTTGGTACAGCAATCACCGGTATTGGCTATGCGATGATCAAACCTCAATCAGCATTAGAGAAAGCAGTCTCCTAA
- the pfkB gene encoding 1-phosphofructokinase, which translates to MTNRVVTITLNPALDLTGSLDTLQVGSVSLVNQGSLHAAGKGVNVAQVLSDLGAEVTVTGFLGKENQDIFGQLFETMGATDEFIRVDGATRINVKLVESSGEVSDINFPGVEVSSQAIAAFEETLFRLAESHEYFVLAGSLPKGVSPQLCASWIEQLHQRGKKVLFDSSRDALAAGLDAHPWLIKPNDEELSHFVGRPLESAAECQQAARELAAKEIENIVVSMGANGVMWLNNNEWLHAKPPRMNVVSTVGAGDTLVAGLCWGHMQSMRKEELLTFATALSALAVSQVGVGVADIQQLNTLQQQIQLQPYSPEASN; encoded by the coding sequence ATGACGAATCGAGTAGTCACCATTACTCTCAACCCGGCACTGGATCTGACCGGCAGCCTTGACACATTACAAGTCGGTTCTGTCAGTCTGGTCAATCAAGGTTCACTTCATGCCGCAGGGAAAGGGGTTAACGTTGCTCAGGTGCTCAGTGATCTGGGTGCCGAAGTCACCGTGACCGGTTTTCTGGGTAAAGAGAATCAAGACATCTTTGGTCAGTTATTCGAAACCATGGGTGCAACGGATGAATTTATCCGCGTTGATGGCGCAACCCGAATCAACGTGAAGCTGGTTGAATCTTCCGGTGAAGTCAGCGATATCAACTTTCCCGGTGTCGAAGTGTCCTCACAGGCCATCGCAGCATTTGAAGAAACATTGTTCCGACTGGCTGAAAGTCATGAATATTTTGTCTTGGCGGGCAGTTTACCGAAAGGGGTTTCTCCCCAGCTTTGTGCATCTTGGATCGAGCAACTCCACCAACGGGGTAAGAAAGTGTTGTTCGATAGCAGCCGCGATGCGCTTGCCGCCGGTCTGGACGCTCATCCGTGGTTAATCAAACCCAATGATGAGGAATTATCTCACTTCGTCGGCAGACCGCTTGAGTCTGCGGCTGAATGTCAGCAAGCAGCGAGAGAACTCGCCGCAAAAGAGATCGAGAATATCGTCGTCTCAATGGGTGCAAACGGGGTGATGTGGCTTAACAACAATGAATGGCTACATGCAAAACCACCTCGGATGAATGTCGTCAGTACCGTCGGAGCCGGTGATACGCTGGTTGCCGGGTTGTGCTGGGGACATATGCAGTCCATGAGGAAGGAGGAACTACTTACCTTTGCAACGGCACTATCTGCACTAGCAGTGAGTCAGGTGGGTGTCGGTGTGGCCGATATCCAACAGTTAAACACCCTACAACAGCAGATCCAATTACAACCGTATAGCCCTGAGGCTAGTAATTAA
- the fruB gene encoding fused PTS fructose transporter subunit IIA/HPr protein, whose product MLQLTPHDIHLGQSQSNKQDAIRAIASHLSEKGLVDAGYVDGMLNREAQNSTFLGNGIAIPHGTTDTRSLVKATGVAVHHFPQGVDWGDGNTVYVAIGIAAKSDEHLGILKQLTKVLSADGVEQKLQQASQAQEIIALLNGDVQFEADFDDTLIQLQFPATDMTPLSAVASGLLKNKGCVNSEFVADVVAKEATPLGGGLWLTSSNRGVSRTGLAFITANDAFEVQGQPVKGLIVVAACNGAHQPLMQKITDIVFQKNQQALFTGDKQAVLAAFGMAESAPASADNSANTAVFQVKNSHGLHARPGAMLVAEAKKFEAEIKVSNLDGDGKAVNAKSLMKVIALGVKCGHRLEFTANGSDASQALEALGAAINAGLGEH is encoded by the coding sequence ATGCTGCAACTCACTCCTCATGACATCCATCTGGGACAGTCTCAGTCGAATAAACAAGATGCAATTCGTGCAATTGCGAGCCACCTGAGCGAGAAGGGACTCGTTGATGCTGGTTACGTCGATGGCATGCTCAACCGGGAAGCACAAAATTCAACATTCCTCGGCAATGGCATTGCAATTCCGCATGGTACAACCGATACCCGTTCTTTAGTCAAAGCAACCGGTGTTGCTGTGCACCATTTTCCTCAGGGTGTTGACTGGGGTGATGGCAATACGGTTTATGTCGCGATCGGTATCGCTGCCAAATCCGATGAACATCTCGGTATTTTGAAGCAACTGACCAAAGTACTGTCAGCCGATGGCGTTGAGCAAAAACTGCAACAGGCCAGCCAAGCGCAAGAAATCATTGCCCTACTCAATGGTGACGTTCAGTTCGAAGCTGATTTTGATGACACGCTGATTCAACTGCAATTCCCGGCAACGGACATGACGCCGCTGTCAGCAGTTGCAAGTGGATTGCTGAAAAACAAAGGCTGTGTCAACAGCGAGTTTGTCGCCGATGTGGTCGCCAAAGAAGCAACCCCACTCGGTGGTGGTTTGTGGCTCACCAGTAGTAATCGCGGTGTATCCCGCACCGGTCTGGCATTCATCACTGCCAATGATGCTTTTGAAGTTCAAGGACAGCCAGTCAAAGGCCTCATCGTTGTTGCTGCTTGTAATGGCGCACATCAGCCGCTGATGCAAAAAATCACTGACATTGTCTTCCAGAAGAATCAACAAGCCCTGTTCACCGGTGACAAACAAGCAGTTCTGGCAGCGTTCGGTATGGCTGAATCAGCACCGGCAAGTGCCGACAACAGTGCCAACACGGCGGTTTTCCAAGTGAAAAATTCACATGGTCTGCACGCTCGTCCGGGCGCAATGCTCGTCGCGGAAGCGAAGAAATTTGAAGCTGAAATCAAAGTTTCCAATCTCGATGGCGATGGTAAAGCAGTCAATGCGAAAAGCCTGATGAAAGTCATCGCTCTGGGTGTGAAATGCGGACACAGACTTGAATTTACCGCCAACGGTTCTGATGCAAGCCAAGCGCTTGAAGCGCTGGGTGCTGCGATTAATGCTGGTTTAGGCGAACATTAA
- the cra gene encoding catabolite repressor/activator, which produces MTLDEIAKLAGVSKTTASYVINGKAQKYRISEKTQLKVMDVVNEHNYRPDHTASALRAGNSRSFGLIIPDLENTSYARLSKLLEQNSRQAGYQILIACSDDNPKTEMSVANTLIARRIDALFVASSIPNASEFYYGLQQAGTPVIAIDRPLDDEFFACVVSEDYSAALELTESVLDDQLQSIGLIGALPELSISTDRQLGFEAAVKPRGIQILEGYGNHFNREEGKKIFSEWVNKGTVPEAIVSTSYTLLEGILDVLLEHPQLMDNIRLATFGDNRLLDFLPLKINSLPQQFELIADSALAVALNATAKRHQPGIELVPRKLRVRRNPSRS; this is translated from the coding sequence ATGACACTAGATGAAATTGCCAAATTAGCAGGCGTGTCGAAAACCACTGCAAGTTATGTGATCAATGGAAAAGCACAAAAGTACCGCATCAGTGAAAAGACGCAGCTGAAAGTTATGGATGTGGTGAATGAACATAATTATCGTCCCGATCACACGGCTTCTGCTTTGCGGGCCGGGAACAGTCGGTCATTCGGATTGATTATCCCGGATCTAGAAAACACCAGTTATGCGCGTTTATCTAAATTACTCGAGCAAAATTCCAGACAAGCGGGATACCAAATACTCATCGCTTGCTCGGATGACAATCCCAAAACTGAAATGTCAGTTGCAAACACACTGATTGCTCGCCGGATTGATGCCTTGTTTGTTGCCAGCTCGATTCCGAATGCCAGTGAATTCTATTACGGGCTTCAGCAAGCCGGAACTCCGGTGATTGCGATTGACCGTCCGTTGGATGATGAATTTTTCGCGTGTGTGGTTAGTGAAGATTATAGTGCTGCTTTGGAATTGACCGAATCCGTTTTAGATGATCAGCTTCAGTCGATTGGTCTGATTGGTGCATTACCGGAACTCAGTATTTCGACTGATCGACAGTTGGGATTTGAAGCCGCGGTCAAACCTAGAGGGATTCAGATTTTAGAAGGGTATGGAAATCACTTTAACCGCGAAGAAGGGAAGAAGATTTTTTCTGAGTGGGTGAATAAAGGAACTGTACCGGAAGCGATCGTATCAACCTCATATACCTTGTTAGAAGGGATTCTGGATGTGTTACTGGAACACCCGCAACTGATGGATAACATCCGCTTGGCAACGTTTGGGGATAATCGGCTGCTCGACTTTTTACCGCTGAAAATTAACTCCTTACCGCAGCAGTTTGAACTGATCGCCGACAGCGCACTGGCAGTTGCTTTAAATGCAACCGCGAAACGCCATCAGCCCGGTATTGAACTGGTTCCGCGAAAATTACGGGTGCGTCGCAATCCGAGCCGATCATGA
- a CDS encoding class I SAM-dependent methyltransferase — translation MTTVNDKNIHVWNAWVPIHVRSDFYAMDEFKKNPDSLKALDKQLLGDLQGKEVLHLQCHFGQDTLSLAHAGAHVTGVDYSPEAIKTATALSAELNIPANFVCQDVLALQLDQKFDIIYTSYGVINWLSDLNQWAQVIRRHLKEDGRLVMVEFHPFLNILDDEFTGIGYDYCHQGGAIAFKDQKSYVNSPDDHGLYTTYEYLHALSDVSNALTHAGIIFEMAEYPYSNYNCFPNLYEVTEGSGTYRHPWNIPMMFSIVGHLIGNCSTPPPQ, via the coding sequence TTGACCACTGTTAATGATAAAAATATTCACGTATGGAACGCATGGGTGCCGATTCATGTCCGCTCCGATTTTTACGCCATGGATGAATTCAAGAAAAACCCTGACTCGCTCAAAGCACTCGACAAACAACTGCTGGGGGATCTGCAAGGTAAAGAGGTCCTTCATCTGCAATGTCATTTTGGCCAAGATACCCTGTCATTAGCACATGCCGGGGCGCATGTAACCGGGGTAGATTATTCACCGGAGGCGATCAAAACCGCCACTGCATTGTCTGCTGAACTCAACATTCCGGCAAATTTTGTCTGCCAAGATGTTTTAGCGCTGCAACTGGATCAGAAGTTCGACATCATTTACACCTCTTACGGGGTGATCAATTGGTTGTCCGATCTGAATCAATGGGCGCAAGTGATTCGCCGGCATCTCAAGGAAGATGGTCGCTTAGTGATGGTTGAGTTCCATCCGTTTCTCAATATCCTCGACGATGAATTTACGGGTATCGGTTACGATTACTGTCATCAAGGGGGTGCTATCGCGTTTAAAGACCAAAAATCATATGTGAACAGCCCGGATGACCATGGCTTGTATACCACTTATGAATATTTACATGCACTGTCTGATGTAAGTAACGCACTTACCCATGCGGGGATCATCTTCGAAATGGCCGAGTATCCATATAGCAATTACAACTGCTTTCCGAACCTCTATGAAGTGACTGAAGGGTCAGGCACTTATCGCCATCCATGGAATATCCCGATGATGTTTTCAATTGTTGGTCATCTTATCGGGAATTGCAGCACTCCCCCACCACAGTGA
- a CDS encoding GHMP family kinase ATP-binding protein yields MYLAQIPQAMCEPFIDTLSEPQGSGGRCHFGSGQSCCTFGELLQGVLPNGKDFLVTLPVQRYVSAKFYLGEEAAGLQVCPPHKTKALALAHALLSRYQLPLHGVLEIASDIPESKGLASSSADLVAAARAIIDHYQICISNEELARMLCQIEPTDAVMFSHCVAFHQNIGQIIADLGALPELFIIAHDEGGGVDTVAHKKTRPETDPAERQQYAHLLARLQHAVKQRDCREIGHVTTMSAILNQRFRPNKHLSLFIDLCDQYGGLGVTVAHSGTYIGILLDAGDIKLAEKRTAIENALKADDLAPERFSTSGASHKSV; encoded by the coding sequence ATGTATCTTGCCCAAATACCTCAGGCGATGTGTGAGCCGTTCATTGATACTTTGTCAGAACCACAGGGTTCAGGCGGCCGCTGTCATTTTGGTTCGGGTCAGTCTTGCTGCACATTTGGTGAGTTACTGCAAGGCGTGTTACCCAACGGGAAAGATTTTCTGGTAACGCTTCCGGTTCAGCGCTACGTGAGCGCAAAATTTTATCTCGGAGAAGAAGCGGCGGGCTTGCAGGTTTGTCCTCCCCATAAGACGAAGGCTCTGGCTTTGGCTCACGCACTGTTGAGCCGCTATCAATTGCCATTGCATGGTGTACTTGAGATTGCGTCGGATATTCCTGAGAGTAAAGGTTTAGCCAGCTCGTCAGCAGACCTTGTGGCTGCTGCACGAGCCATTATCGACCATTACCAAATTTGTATCAGCAATGAAGAACTCGCCCGGATGTTGTGCCAAATCGAGCCGACCGATGCAGTGATGTTTTCCCACTGTGTCGCGTTTCATCAAAATATCGGCCAGATTATTGCTGATTTGGGGGCGTTGCCCGAGTTGTTCATTATTGCGCATGATGAGGGCGGCGGCGTTGACACTGTCGCCCATAAAAAAACACGCCCCGAAACCGATCCCGCTGAGCGGCAGCAATACGCACATTTATTGGCGCGTCTTCAACATGCAGTCAAACAGCGTGACTGTCGGGAGATCGGCCATGTCACCACAATGAGCGCAATTTTAAATCAGCGGTTCCGGCCTAATAAACACCTGAGTTTGTTTATTGATCTTTGTGATCAGTATGGCGGTCTTGGTGTTACTGTCGCACACAGTGGCACATATATCGGCATCCTTCTCGATGCCGGTGATATCAAGCTGGCCGAAAAAAGAACAGCAATAGAGAATGCACTGAAGGCCGATGACTTAGCGCCTGAAAGGTTTTCTACCTCTGGTGCAAGCCACAAGTCTGTATAA
- a CDS encoding response regulator transcription factor — protein sequence MRILIVEDDQLISESLEQRFSDLGHGVDCAYDGETAHSLVSHTQYDLVILDLNLPKRSGEEITKRIRQRSNTPILILTARQDVCDRINLLDLGADDFLSKPFDFGELEARCRSIVRRSRGNDHNVIELGNLSFDSVTATVKVNGESIQLKQREYRLLEVFINHPNRVLSKEDIIDHLYGYDNPPNQNAIETYVGRLRKALVTSNVEIKTLRGLGYVFAVQS from the coding sequence ATGCGAATTTTAATTGTAGAGGATGATCAATTAATCAGTGAGTCACTTGAGCAACGGTTTAGCGACCTTGGTCATGGTGTTGACTGTGCTTATGATGGGGAAACTGCCCATTCACTGGTTTCACATACCCAGTATGATTTAGTGATTCTGGACCTTAATCTACCGAAACGATCTGGTGAAGAAATAACCAAGAGAATTCGTCAACGCTCAAACACACCGATTCTGATTTTAACGGCACGTCAAGACGTTTGTGACCGGATCAATTTGCTCGATCTGGGCGCTGATGATTTTTTAAGTAAGCCTTTTGACTTCGGTGAGCTAGAAGCACGCTGCCGCAGTATTGTGCGTCGCAGCCGGGGGAATGACCATAACGTGATAGAACTGGGTAACCTGAGTTTTGATTCCGTCACGGCGACAGTGAAAGTGAACGGTGAAAGTATTCAACTCAAACAGCGTGAATACCGACTCCTCGAAGTTTTTATCAATCATCCGAATCGCGTCCTGAGTAAAGAGGACATCATTGACCATTTATATGGCTATGATAATCCGCCCAATCAAAATGCGATTGAAACCTATGTCGGGCGACTACGCAAAGCACTGGTGACCAGTAACGTTGAGATTAAAACGCTACGCGGTTTGGGTTATGTATTCGCTGTGCAGTCATAA